From a single Calothrix sp. NIES-2098 genomic region:
- a CDS encoding peptidase S51 encodes MTKAFPNIAKWLKSVGTMLLKMGTSFITHITANLRSYFQDITEDVHSPLTPLPPLPSLPSLAGPVLSLGGGGPDVENAIQWLINQVRGCTDCATTVNVVVIRTYGNHDYNRVIREMKGVKSVETLIVSNRQDANKAEIINKVRNADVIFFAGGDQCQYIRNWKDTKLEAAVQSVYARGGGIGGTSAGAMILSEFVYDACASSEEGIETRDALEDPYKDITFTYNFFQWKYLQGTIVDTHFDRRKRMGRIMAFIARQIQDGISKRALGIAISEETSVLVDKHGMAKVMGRGAAYFVLGDHPPEVCKPRTPLTYNDYKIWRVPRGDTFNLKNLPTRGYYLRSVKRGRFSSDPY; translated from the coding sequence ATGACCAAGGCCTTTCCAAATATAGCAAAGTGGTTGAAGAGTGTAGGAACCATGTTGCTGAAGATGGGAACCTCCTTCATAACCCATATTACAGCAAACTTGAGAAGTTACTTTCAGGACATAACCGAGGATGTCCATTCTCCTTTAACACCCTTACCGCCTTTACCATCCTTACCTTCCTTAGCTGGCCCTGTTCTAAGTTTGGGTGGAGGCGGCCCTGATGTAGAGAACGCTATCCAGTGGTTGATTAACCAGGTGAGAGGTTGTACTGACTGCGCCACTACAGTCAATGTTGTAGTCATTCGTACTTATGGCAACCATGATTACAATCGGGTTATTCGTGAGATGAAAGGCGTTAAATCTGTGGAAACTCTAATTGTTAGCAATAGACAAGATGCTAACAAAGCAGAGATTATCAATAAAGTCCGAAATGCAGATGTAATCTTTTTTGCTGGCGGCGACCAATGCCAATACATCCGCAATTGGAAAGATACTAAGCTAGAGGCTGCTGTTCAATCAGTTTACGCCAGAGGTGGTGGCATTGGTGGTACTAGTGCGGGTGCAATGATTCTTAGCGAATTCGTCTACGATGCTTGCGCTTCTTCGGAAGAAGGAATTGAAACCAGAGACGCACTCGAAGACCCCTACAAAGACATCACTTTTACCTACAACTTTTTCCAATGGAAGTATCTTCAGGGAACCATTGTAGACACCCACTTCGACAGGCGTAAAAGAATGGGTCGCATTATGGCTTTTATTGCGCGTCAAATTCAAGATGGCATATCCAAACGTGCTTTAGGGATAGCCATTAGCGAGGAAACATCTGTACTTGTGGATAAACACGGTATGGCGAAAGTGATGGGGAGGGGTGCAGCGTATTTTGTCTTGGGAGACCATCCGCCAGAGGTATGTAAACCCCGCACGCCTTTAACATATAACGACTACAAAATTTGGCGAGTTCCGCGTGGAGATACCTTCAACCTGAAAAATCTTCCCACACGGGGTTATTATCTTAGAAGTGTGAAACGGGGAAGATTTAGTTCAGATCCATATTAG
- a CDS encoding aromatic amino acid beta-eliminating lyase/threonine aldolase, with product MSIRPIYLDCHATTPVDERVLAAMLPYFTEKFGNPSSISHVYGWEAEAAVKQTREILAAAINATPEEIVFTSGATEANNLAIKGVAEAYFQKGQHIITVATEHKAVLDPCAYLKTLGFEITILPVKKDGLIDLTELEQALRPETILVSVMAANNEIGVLQPLAEIGELCRDLNIIFHTDAAQAIGKIPLDVQAQKIDLLSLTAHKVYGPKGIGALYVRRRNPRVQLVPQQHGGGHERGMRSGTLYTPQIVGFGKAVEIALAEQATENQRLTELRQKLWEQLSVVAGIHLNGHPTQRLAGNLNISVEGVDGAALGLGLQSVMAVSSGSACTSANTAPSHVLTALGRSQQLAYASVRFGIGRFNTPEEIDIVAKHAIATIQSLRKQTTLV from the coding sequence ATGTCTATTCGCCCTATCTACCTAGATTGCCATGCGACGACACCAGTCGATGAAAGAGTATTAGCAGCCATGCTACCTTACTTTACAGAAAAGTTTGGCAATCCATCGAGTATTAGTCATGTTTACGGTTGGGAAGCAGAAGCAGCTGTTAAACAAACACGAGAAATTTTAGCAGCAGCAATTAACGCTACACCAGAAGAAATTGTTTTTACCAGTGGTGCAACAGAAGCGAATAATCTAGCGATTAAAGGTGTAGCAGAAGCTTATTTTCAAAAAGGACAGCATATTATTACAGTGGCTACAGAACATAAAGCTGTTCTCGACCCTTGTGCATATTTAAAAACTTTGGGTTTTGAAATTACTATTCTCCCAGTTAAAAAAGATGGGTTAATTGATTTAACTGAGTTAGAACAAGCTTTGCGTCCAGAGACAATTTTGGTATCGGTAATGGCTGCAAATAACGAAATTGGAGTATTGCAGCCTTTAGCAGAAATTGGAGAATTGTGCCGCGATCTCAATATCATTTTCCACACCGATGCTGCCCAAGCTATTGGTAAAATTCCCTTAGATGTGCAGGCACAGAAAATTGATTTACTTTCACTTACCGCGCATAAAGTATACGGCCCCAAAGGTATCGGTGCGCTATACGTTCGTAGACGCAACCCCAGAGTACAGTTAGTTCCCCAGCAGCACGGCGGCGGACACGAACGGGGAATGCGTTCGGGTACTTTATACACACCGCAAATCGTCGGGTTTGGCAAAGCTGTAGAAATTGCTTTAGCAGAGCAAGCGACAGAAAACCAACGCCTGACAGAACTCAGACAAAAACTCTGGGAACAGCTTTCAGTAGTAGCAGGAATTCATCTCAACGGACATCCTACCCAACGGTTAGCGGGAAACCTGAATATCAGTGTTGAAGGCGTAGATGGGGCTGCACTTGGTTTAGGATTACAGTCAGTAATGGCTGTTTCTTCTGGTTCTGCTTGTACTTCAGCCAACACAGCACCCTCCCATGTTCTCACCGCCTTGGGACGCTCACAACAGCTAGCCTATGCATCAGTGCGCTTTGGCATTGGACGCTTCAATACTCCAGAGGAGATTGATATTGTAGCAAAACACGCGATCGCTACGATTCAAAGTTTACGCAAGCAGACAACTTTGGTGTAA